The proteins below are encoded in one region of Eulemur rufifrons isolate Redbay chromosome 2, OSU_ERuf_1, whole genome shotgun sequence:
- the SPESP1 gene encoding sperm equatorial segment protein 1, with the protein MKPLVLLVALLLWPSSVPAYPSITVSPDEEQNLNHYVQVLENLILSVPTREPGREKRSKSPKNAYSIVSKISKLKEIITHGEAENDVLINPVSGETTPFPTSGFTRGAGRKKRTKSTAFWSIKPNNVSVVLHAEEPYIENEEPEPEPEPVRKQTKAPKLSPTVTETSASQYVTSRKSPVPTLSRNADWEISTESEDVPQLSGETEIKTLEEPTTENHSQILNNDDILKKISDINSQVRQALLTDSSNPQFKEDIRAAKEHLKRSLALAAAAEHKLQKMYNSHLFSVGETSNEIADIATVINMLYNSRSKLYEYLDIKYVPPEMREKATTVFDTLKKILCFKMGGKALETTHNINNAFGPGTTEHTVQWWFKKFCKGDESLEDEHSGRPSEVDNYQLRAILEADPLTTTGEVAEDLNVVHSMVVRHLKQIGKVKKLDKPHRDSAVWKSLQLLVTMAAVAPGDHEMQAGPSQHSVQHPLTNLGPAS; encoded by the exons gcATAACTGTGTCACCTGACGAAGAACAAAACTTGAATCATTACGTACAAGTTTTAGAGAACCTAATACTAAGTGTTCCCACTAGGGAGCCAGGCCGCGAGAAAAGATCAAAGTCTCCCAAAAATGCTTATTCTATAGTATCGAAGATTTcaaaattaaaggagataattACACATGGAGAAGCTGAGAATGATGTTTTAATTAATCCTGTCAGTGGAGAAACTACACCTTTCCCGACTAGCGGCTTCACACGGGGAGCAGGCAGGAAAAAACGCACTAAAAGTACAGCATTCTGGTCCATCAAACCGAATAACGTTTCCGTTGTTTTACATGCAGAAGAACCTTATATTGAAAATgaagagccagagccagagccagagccagttAGGAAACAAACTAAGGCACCAAAATTGTCGCCAACTGTTACTGAAACATCTGCAAGTCAATATGTCACCTCAAGAAAATCACCTGTCCCCACTTTGAGTAGAAATGCTGATTGGGAAATCTCTACAGAATCAGAAGATGTTCCTCAGCTCTCAGGcgaaactgaaataaaaacacttgAAGAACCAACAACTGAAAACCACTCACAGATTTTGAATAAtgatgacattttgaaaaaaatttcagatatCAATTCACAGGTGCGACAGGCACTTCTTACTGACAGCAGCAATCCACAATTTAAAGAAGACATTCGAGCCGCCAAAGAGCACCTAAAACGAAGCCTTGCtctagcagcagcagcagaacataaattacaaaaaatgtaTAACTCTCACTTATTTTCAGTAGGAGAAACCAGTAATGAAATTGCTGACATTGCAACTGTTATTAACATGCTATATAATTCTAGATCTAAACTATATGAATATTTAGATATTAAATACGTTCCACCAGAGATGAGAGAAAAAGCTACTACAGTATTCGatacattgaaaaaaatattatgt ttcaAAATGGGTGGTAAAGCCctggagacaactcacaacatcaacaatgcatttggcccaggaactactgaacatacagtgcagtggtggttcaagaagttttgcaaaggagacgagagccttgaagatgagcacagtggccggccatcagaagttgacaactaCCAGTTGAGAGCAATccttgaagctgatcctcttacaactacaggagAAGTTGCCGAAGACCTCAACGTTGTCCATTCTATGGTtgttcggcatttgaagcaaattggaaaggtgaaaaagctcgataa GCCCCACAGGGACTCAGCAGTCTGGAAGAGTCTGCAGCTTCTAGTCACCATGGCAGCAGTTGCTCCTGGTGACCACGAGATGCAGGCCGGGCCTTCCCAGCACAGCGTGCAGCACCCCCTCACCAACCTGGGTCCTGCAAGTTAA